CgtatattaattaaacatacatACCCCAAGATATAAAACTTCACAAAATTTGCACTTTGCTGGATATAACGTACTAATACAAAGATACAATTATGATAAAATCGTAGATAAATAATTAGGAAGTTTCTCTACTGAACAAAGAGAACAAATAcagcaaaaataaaactttcttgagaaagctaatatattttttttatcagtaaatTGTTTAGTTTATCTTATATCATAAAtggtataaataaaatcttaaaataatatcttaaaaatgtaaacagttatattcttgattttgaattttagaacaaaaaatgtttatcctgtaaataattttatttaaaagcaaAGCAAACAAGACATTGAAGCAATACCTGCAAAGATATGTTGACCATCGATTCGCGATCGCTTCTATGAGTTGATTGGTTAAAGAGCGGATTGATAAAACAGGTAACACCAGACAATCTCCATGTTATTGTTTTCTCATACACGATCAGGCAAAGTATGTTGACAAACCGGTTTTATAACTAATCTGATATGGTAAGAGTCGTATTTACGACAATTTTCTTCAAagcttgcttttatttttcttagCTGATCAAAAGAAggtacagtcagttcaagcatatcttttacaacatacaccatagcatagcattgcattcttatagcatagcattgaaatctcatagcatagcattggaatctcataccatagcatacaatctcatagaatcgcattcgtcatatcatatcatagcataccatagcatagcatacaacattttttaactcggttttaaatgtttttatttgaaaaaaaaaatattcacatacTAGACTTTTGGGAATGGAGGCGTTTTtattcaaatctcatagcataccatagcatagcatagcatacgaTATCATTAAGtacttcatttcaatttctcatagcatagcatacaaatctcatagcatagcatacaaatctcatagcatacaaTTAAAATCGTATACCATAGCttagcattaaattgtaaaagatatgcacgAAATGACTGTATTTGCTATCAAATAATCTATTTGATACATTAATCTATGAAAATCTTTCTTTTGGTGAAATGTACTGTATATGACACCTGTTTCAATAAGACTATATTAGCGTACTTCATTTCGTATGTTTGTGAATTATGTTGATACTGGGGGAAACCGGTTACTTCTTTAGTAAGTAAGTCAATCAACAAATCCGATCAAGCATAATTAAATTGCATGCTTTtctaataatttttgaaattaaggagaaaaaaataattatatttcctttaaataaatatactttttcCTATACTCTGTGATATTTCTCTGATATTAAATTCAAAACTGTTTCAGAAAAAACAATGTTAATTTTCCTGAATATGCTTATTGATGATACACAACAAGCATAAAATTTAGCAAATACATTCTTTTAATAAACCTGGAGATTTAAATGTGTGATACTTTTTACTTAAAGAAGGAAAAAGATATATTCCTTTAGGATGATTCCTCCATTCCTCCAAAGCAACTACAACTGTCGAATGTACTTAATGATTCTGACGTCTGTCATCATTATGCAGTTGGGGGCGGCAAATGAACGGCGTGGACAGGGAACAAATGGTTCGTCAGAATGTGACCATACAATTATTCAGGTCAATTTTACATGTCTAACAGAGGGGACACCCATCCCAAATACTTGCAGCACAAAACgagaatatatatttgaaaaagaagCTGAAAATAGAACTCTcactaaacatttcaaaaacaatgTTCAAAACAATACGAACAGTATATTTGCTTCTTCGACTCTGAATAAAACCTGCAATTTCATAGACGATGGACAGACGGGATATATTGTTGAGAAATGTAGTGACTTAAGTGGAAATTTGTCTAACTCCTCTGTAAAAGAGTTTTCTTTTGAAAACGCGCTCTATGAAACTTTGGTGTCCATGGGACCTATTTTTGTAGAATCACTGTAATGGTTTTAAATGTGTTGGTTATCATTGTGGTGTATTCGACGCCTTAACTTCGGCAAAATACATACCTTAACCTTGTTTTGTCACTTTCTGTAACAGATTTTCTTTTTGGGTTTAGTACATTCTTCAACGGTATCAGAAAAAGTTTTGAAAGTATTTCAAGAAATGGAGATTTTTGCTTTGTATCAATTCTTATTACCTCTTCGCCTAAGATAGTATCATTGTATCAGACTTTCCCTTTTGGCTGTCATAGGTATCTTGTCATAACTGAATGGGGCAAGgtattatttaaaaacagaCGAAAATACATTTGGTATACACTTGGCTGGGCAATATCAGTTGTTCCACTGTCATTTTTCTACAATACTCTTCGCATTGGAAATGATGCAGATTGTACGTTAGACAAAGAAACCGAGAATCGGAACATAATAGTGTGCATTATAGCTATTCCAGAGTTCGTGTACATGATTTTAGTTCTTGTGTTCTACTTTTTAGCTATGAATAAGAAAATCTGTCAAGATCAAACATTTTTATCGGCCTAAAATCTCAACATCATGAGTGCACATTAGTTTCAATGTTGACAGACGGTCTCAACTCCATTCAAAAGCATTCATCATGCATTGGGTGCCAAAATATGTATTGGTTAAAAGTTATGACTGCAGTTTGGaccattttttctttaactatcaattttaatttaggatggttataatatttaaaaaatccttgttGTTTCCATCAAATTGAGTGTCAATTTCGATGatgaaaattacaataaaaaacGATTTAGATATGTAGACATCTAGGCAATTTCTTCAATAGTTTTGTAtccaatgtttaaaaaattaactaacAAAGTCCCGGTTTTATTGAAATGAATCTTTAATTATCAACCAGAAGGTGTACAAACCTTCACAATAAGCGAAaagttttgtttgaaaattacaaAGACACAATAACTGTAAACTCTGCTAATGAACGTTTGTAAGCGttatttatgatatgatatattatataaGCCATAAGGAGGGAATAGTATAAAAACATTGTTACAGTTTATGTGTTTAATagattcgcgtattttccgtttaagttttctacctgataatgATTTGTTAtaagatgtattttaaaagttctttgtCTTACCGAGATCTTTCATTCGGTATATAGAAAATGCCCCCCTCCCCACtctttctcgcagcaactaattttttttaatttacctataaaaaattgaattatcctggagttgcccccccccctattttgggagtatgtaaaaaaaggTTTGAAAATCAAGAAATTATGAGGGAAATTGAAGTTTTAGATATACCAAGTAATTttgataatgaataaataaataaaaatggttaaaattatagtaaaataaccggcatcggtcttttccatgcgcggatctagaagggaaGGGGAAGGGTTACAGAACTCCCCCccccgcaaaatttctttcaattacgtgtacattataaaattaccaaaaatatgtctcggacatcccttggcaaactcaaataaccggcAGATCCTCATgatcaacccccaccccggaaattttttctgatccgcgcatgcccCCCTCCTCGAAAaccaaaattattcttcaaaaccccctgtaaaatttctccgcatatatacttaaagattcattggcgcttgtgttcgataaaaatgcgtgtaaaatgtttgccaatggtctttttaccttcataccgggcataaccacagtcccactctgtgaataaaatgcggcgaatcaaactataGACAACGTGTTTTAAAGATCTATATTTGCTTATAATCATATagtataatactttgtttcttttactcattgtttatacatctaatattgtaccatggtcagctatcaatttttttgtaatacgtcacaggtatgacgcagctacgacggaagacctaatcgttgcttgcaacgagctcgtctctagtttttATTCCCTCAATGTCTAAAATGGTAATTCTTTTTCACTTATTTCTATTGTAAATTGTAGGCTGCTGTGTGGAGAATTGAGTATTTTGTGGATAGTTTGTAAGTTTTCCAgtaattttttcaacaaaaaaaaatgaaacaatcgTCTAGGTAACGTTTcccgttattttttttatgcttaTGGCACATTCTTCTCCAAAAAAAGTTTTGCAGTCTGAAAAGAGTTTTTTCAAGTAAACCAAAAACCAAACTAGCATAAGTGGGGGCAATCTTTGTTCCCATGAGTGTTCCTCTTCACAGGATgaacctctgccattcagtcaactgaatgataactgaatggtctggaaaggtgactgaatggcacacatatgccattcagtcacatttcagttacctttcagtcacctttcaattcACTGAATAGCAGAGATTCATCCTTTGTTTGTCTGTAGGAAATATTtgtcatcaaagaaaaaattaatatttcccAGTACGAGTTTGATTCCCTTAAGAATAAATTCCTTCAAAAATCTGGATTGAAGAAtgctttcatttttatatatatatatatataaccatgCACTTTCATGCCATTGGTTATTGGCTATGAAGTAAGACCAAAGCATAACTAAACACAACTTAcagtttattaattataaaagatCTATGATATATAACCAAGTTTTACTTTATAAGATCAATTACGAGGCATCAAAGTTACAGCTTTGAAGTGCTACTTGTAGTaattcatcatttaaaattttgaatttatatgtattatttattactATAAATTACTTGGAAAATCCCCAAATATCATTGTTGTTAGTGTTAcccaaaataaaatacacatcTTGGTAATGCTGATTTAAAGAATATCAGTAATATATCAATGCCAACTGACTCTGACCATAATGTAAACTATAAAAGTAACAACAAAGAGACGATATAAATGGATTATTTATTAATTCTGTTTCGCTCTATATTATTCATTTTGGCTTTATCATCATTTTAGATGACTTTAGTGACACCCATTTATTCGCATTATCCCAGTAAAACCATGTCATACCAGCTGATGTAGCGGTCTCTTTCTTGTAGTATATTCCGTTTAAATTAGAATGGTGACATGCATTAAACCACCATCCATTTCCATTGGCCGCTGCACAGTTTGCTCCAGCTTTATCATTATCGCGATCCTTAGTCGAAAACTTCATTCCATTGTGATAAGAAAAGGAATCCTCTGAATAAAAAAGGAACATTATGTCGCATAACGTTTCTTCTCTAATGATTTAAAGTCGTCTATATTATTACTCATTAAGGAAATACAATCTCAAAATTAAGTGCATTATTTGATGAAACTATGTGTATAAGCTGCTTAACGGCACGAATACTTTTttctatttatcaaaatacaatcAATAGTGTTATTCATCACATAATTAGTTTTAATATTCGTCAACAGTACATTTAGACATAGATTCATTATTACACTTTCATAACAGAACATAAATATTATTAGCATTACAACTGACTTTTAACAAGCTTTTACCTTGACGTCAAGGGGTGTTTTTGAATGCTTTTGACAAACTTAAAATCCTTATGAAATGCTTACTGTCCCGAAAGTTATCTCAATATTTGGTGTACAAGAAACAGTTCGAATTCAATAAGTTATCTTTTTTTCACATTAATGTAAAGACTGTATATTgcttaatgtaatttttttttgaagggACAGGTTCGAAATTAATATTCTTCAATAGATACAATGTAAGTTGTTGTTATACCTTTAATGTTAATGCGTGTAAATATGAACATATGTTTAATGACTTTTACATGTTAAACTAATGCAATGAATTAAGGTatgatttatatgaaaaaaaaatcaacataaaaatTCTCTACCAAACAGAAAATCCAATACATAAACTATGATTTCAATAAAGTCCCTGTGTATATAACGtaatctttaatttaaaaaaaacacctttattTCAAAGTCTGCAACTGGCtactttttaatattataaaaattataagaaaGCTTTTTTTTACACAGTTTGAAATCTCGATTACATCTGATATTCAATCAgttctttttggaaaatataaaaataaagaaagttataaattttttaacctgATATTTTTTCATGCAAATATAAAAGTAATCCAACACCAAATATACATGCCTTGAAAAAGGTCATAACAGAAAGAATCCtaactgaaaaatatttgctgTTGAAAAGATGTAATTCTGAGGAATACGAAAGCCACTGACAGAATATCTGTGAAAAATTGTAGTTATAGAGATAagtttaattttctgttttctGTTTATTTGATCGCTGTGAACCCTCATATCATTTCATTCGTTTTCAGTATAGCATAGTCTATACTTGTATTGTAATCCACCtgcataatctctctctctctctctctctctctctctcaaaatcagCTTCACTtcatatgaaatatacaaaactGTACTATTAAGTAGAAATAGTCTAAAgattatgtaatatgtttatataaatgttccaatcattattttgttatatatgtacatatgttgtgaaatgaaaaacccaattaaaaaaaattataagaaagCTTCCAACAATTTAATCGTTCATTTATATAATCTTATTTCTTAATGTATGTAATCAAAAACGAAGAAAAATATACCatttttatgatagattttttttatttttggtatctTCGATGCACTGGACAAACTGAGAATAAAGCTTGTAAGAGAGCCGCGGTTAAGTTTCTTAATGATACAAAACGTAAGCATTACAAATGGAAATTGTTAAGAACTTACTCATGCCAAGAGATCCTTTAAAACCTCCAACAGTCAACAAATACTTGTCAGACTTGCTCCCCACTTTAAATGTTGAATACTGTACATGTCCTTTATCACcgtcaaatttctttaaatcgATTCTTAATTTCATACGGCCAGACTTTGTTAGATCATGAATAGCGTTGTTACCTGAAAACAAAAAAGGACCCAAAAAaggtattttaaaaaaccctaaAGAAAACAATTGAGTTGGTATAAGattctaatttttttatcaagatattgtaagtaatatattaataacgtatagtttttcataacagagaaaaaaaaatctaaaggcaaataaaaaatcatagtGCTAATTATCTAGATTTGAAATGGCCTGATTTAATTGTCAATGATCATAGTGAATGATTTTATATGTAACAaaactatatatgtattttaaataatgttatatATGACTATGCGattgatttgttttcaaaaatattttaccttctcattgaatattttatttgcacaaaaatgaaaaaagctGAAAGTTAGCACAATCAATTTTCTAATTAGTGTTCATTTTTAACGCACCCCAATAATAAAGTTTGTTTCAcatcttatatatttttgaaaataccttAAAAACTATATAAACTTACCAAACCAGTACTCATGACCAGGATGTCCGAATCCTTCAGCGTACTTCTGCCAGGATTTGCTCTGAAAATCTGTGCTTCCGTCAAATCGTCTTTGTATTACCTTAAGTCAAAGgagtttataaaataaaaacaattttcttcaaTTACAAATTCATTGAGACTTTATATGGAATTTTTGAGACCTCATAAAATATCCCTGctgtattaaatttattttgattataatacatttacatttcaCATATCTATTACTTGATATTTACTATTGTTTTCAAAAAGTACCATTGTTTTCATAAAACGATTAGATCAATGCATACTCACAGTCCAACCCCCTCCGTCTGTTGTCATGTCACAAAACACCCATCTCTTGACTCCGTTACTCAAATATATTGTGTACACGCCGTCTCTGTTCCGTCTGTACGGTTCCTTCTTCAATATATCTGAGCAGTCTTTGAATTTTTGACCAGGGACTGTTGGCAgattaaatgaataatatatccaaaacaataattaacCTATGAAAGCCAATAAAGACACCTGATTTAGAACGAAAGAAACAATTATCTGTTATGCAAACCATCACTTTTCTTGTGGAAAATTTACCTtttctttgtttacaatcaCATCGTTACAGGAAAAAAATGACATACATTTTTTAGAGAACACAAATTCCCCATCAAGCTTGTACTTGAACTTCACGGTGAGAACCATTGGTCCCCCACTCAAAGATCCCGTCATCTCCGTGTGTTTCCAGGGtgcatttttcagaaaagaacCGACCTCAGCTTCagtgtatttaaaacaattaatgatttttttattacatgaagctcaaattttgatttctgcgtggcaaaaacattttttcttaaatttgaaaaagaaaattattaatgaattaaatcCGTATGTATAAATATCATTAAGCTGTATCAGTAAATTTAAAAGCGTTAATTTTGAATCATCAATAACAGTCTAAATAGCAttgattaaaaacaacaaaaaaacaaaagtgTTCATCAATGTGCAAGGGAGTATAAGTATGAAATCCATCGTAAATACTAtgaaattagaaaaatattataaaggGTTCTTCATCTTAAGCAAAATCTTCTCTATTAGAAAGATTTTATTACAACCAACCCTTGACAGATGGATGCGGGGTTATTCCAGATGAATGGATAACTGTAACATAGAGATGAAGGACTGCGTATAGAACTATCCACGACATGTCACCTTCTGTGATCACAGTCCACTGTGCCAATGGCTGTTTGAAAATCGATACtgtcaatatatataaatgaccTTTAAATCCCacattaaaatgaaacaatatatttGTAAGCTAGAACAGgtaaaggtattttttttcaatttcgacCATATGTTATACTATGTAGCTGTGTTGGGCAAAACTTACACCCAcgaaatcatttttaataaagagaaacaatttgttttaaaaatgtgttacaATTTATTAAGATACAAATAATGATTTATACAGTACGAACTATAAATATTCTATGATGCATACTATACAATAAGACAAGAGAAGTTTAACATCTGAGTAGTATACAATGTTTGAACactgattttatataaaaatgattgcAGTTAAACTAGTTCATTTGTGTTTATAAAACATTACTATCACgcttattataataaaagtttgTTTAATTGACCTTTTGTATGTTGGCCATTTTGCATAGAACTTAGAACATGAGTTaaacgtagctcgcgggtttgctgacgtcacagtGGGAATCAACGTAAAAAGTTGACTGTCATAGTAAACTAATAGgctatatttatttcaaaatgacaaatgagatattttgaagcataaaaggaaatatattaaaaagcttaaatgcagtttattactgtttatacaaacatttattatCATCAAGTgctaaaagtttaaagatgtcacataaattgtcacattttgttctatgaGTATAAGTGTTGGAACTTTTCCATTCagaatcatgttttaaaatagacaaGTAAATTAATTGAACCGTATGCATTAACAatgctattattttttttacaattataacttccgtaATTTTAGCTAACgataaaagtttgaaaattctTTTAGCTTGAGCTAATTATTTTATACGAttacaaacttttatttcagtaGTTTCCTTGCATTCCTTCTTTTTTTggcattgattgactcagagtttcataaaacaaaaatagcaattttctgtatctttacagcaTTACATTAATAGCATTTGtgcatttgataacattcacaataatgtataataagtatttacatgttctaaaatgtgtttatcagctagtcttgtcaattAGTGCATTTAAATTTTTGGGTTTTTAGAAGTTATTTAAAGTAATTAATGTAATAGTTATGCATTTTTTATTCTCCAACTTATGTttgcaatttgttttgaaaacgacaactacaaaataaaattccacACTAAAAGTAAGTCAATCGTACGGTATTCTTTTTACTCATGGGAAAAAACAAATTATCGCTTCAATtagtataatgattttttttttt
This genomic window from Crassostrea angulata isolate pt1a10 chromosome 8, ASM2561291v2, whole genome shotgun sequence contains:
- the LOC128158611 gene encoding ryncolin-1-like, producing MSWIVLYAVLHLYVTVIHSSGITPHPSVKAEVGSFLKNAPWKHTEMTGSLSGGPMVLTVKFKYKLDGEFVFSKKFPGQKFKDCSDILKKEPYRRNRDGVYTIYLSNGVKRWVFCDMTTDGGGWTVIQRRFDGSTDFQSKSWQKYAEGFGHPGHEYWFGNNAIHDLTKSGRMKLRIDLKKFDGDKGHVQYSTFKVGSKSDKYLLTVGGFKGSLGMKDSFSYHNGMKFSTKDRDNDKAGANCAAANGNGWWFNACHHSNLNGIYYKKETATSAGMTWFYWDNANKWVSLKSSKMMIKPK